The following nucleotide sequence is from Pedobacter sp. PACM 27299.
AAAGAATTTTAAGAGATAAAAACCGGAAATAGAGAAAAACCGTACCTTAGCTATACGATGAAAGCATACCATTTAAAGTTTAGTCAGCAGTTACCAATTAATCTTGCGGAAGCCTGGGATTTTTTCTCTTCTCCGATGAATTTAGCGAAGATCACTCCGACAGAAATGGCCTTTGAGGTTACTTCTGAACCGCAATTAAGGGAAAAAATGTATCCAGGAATGATCATTACTTATAAGGTATCTCCATTATTGGGCATCAAGCTGAACTGGATGACAGAAATCACCCAGGTAAAAGATCAGGAATACTTTATAGATGAGCAGCGGTTTGGGCCATATCAATTCTGGCATCACCAGCATCACTTTACTGCGATAGAAGGCGGCGTGGAGATGAACGACATTTTGACGTATGGCATGCCTATGGGCATTTTCGGACAAATGGCCAATGGTTTATTTGTCGCTGCACAATTACAGCAAATTTTTGAGTTTAGAAAGAAGAAAGTGATCGAACTATTTGGCGATTATTCCACTACCGGAATATAAGCAGATCCTTGCACTACTCCTCTGCGTTCAATTTCTTTATCGATATAAGTCTGAATAGCAGATTTGTTTAATCCCCAGTTTGGCGCGATCAACAAATCCCAATCAGAAATTCCAAATAAGCGCTGAATCACTACATCAGGACGCAGCAATGGAATTGCCTTACAAAGGAAGTCTGTATATTCTTCTAAGCTGAAAAGCTTGAAAGGTTCTTTTTTATATTTCGCACCCATGATGGATCCTTCTACTACATGAAGGTGGTGGAATTTAACGAATTTGATTTTAGGAAATTTGTTAATTTCATGAATGTAACCCAGCATCATTTCC
It contains:
- a CDS encoding SRPBCC family protein; translated protein: MKAYHLKFSQQLPINLAEAWDFFSSPMNLAKITPTEMAFEVTSEPQLREKMYPGMIITYKVSPLLGIKLNWMTEITQVKDQEYFIDEQRFGPYQFWHHQHHFTAIEGGVEMNDILTYGMPMGIFGQMANGLFVAAQLQQIFEFRKKKVIELFGDYSTTGI